A stretch of DNA from Roseovarius faecimaris:
CGGCTTCTGTTGCATGGGCGGGGCGGCGGCCCCGGACAAGGTCATGACCCTGCGCTATGGCGACGCCGCGCGCGCCGAGTTTCGCCGCGCCGAGAAAGAGGCGACCGACTACGTGCAGGCCCTGCTCGCCGAACGCGGGATCGACGCCGATCTGCATTCCGAAGGCGAAACCCTCATGGCACATTCCCGTGCCGCCATCGCCAATCTTGAATCCCAGGCCGAAAAGGTCGAGCGCGATCTTGGCATCACACCCACCTTCATCCCCGAGGCCGAGCTTGGCGCGCATGGCATGTCCGGCCCGTTTTATGCGGCGCTGACCACCCCCGTGGGTATTGCCCTCAACCCGATGAAATACGTGGCGGGCCTTGCGCGTGCCGCGGCGAAGGCCGGGGCGCGTATCTTCACCCACTCGCCCGTTTCGGCCATCGACCGGAGTGATGCCTTCACGCTCACAACTCCACAGGCCAGGATCCGGGCCAAGCGGCTCATCGTCGCCACCAACGGCTATTCTTCCGAGACTTTGCCGCGCTGGCTCGCGGGCCGCTACCTGCCGACGCAGTCAAACGTGATCGTCACCCGCGAACTCACGGATGACGAGATCGCCGCGCAAGGATGGTCCACCCATCAGATGTGCTATGATGAACGCTTCCTGACGCATTACTTTCGCCTGATGCCCAACAAGCGGATGCTTTTCGGCATGCGTGGCGGGCTGTTCAGCTCCCGCGCGTCGGATGCGCGGATGCACAGCACCATCCGCAGACATTTCCAGGAGACCTTCCCCGCCTGGGCAGATGTGGAAAGCCCCTATAGCTGGCACGGGCTCTTGGCCATCTCGCGCGATCTCACGCCGTTCACCGGGCCGATCCCCGGTATGCCGGGGGCCTTCACCTCGCTCTGCTATCACGGCAACGGGGTGGCCATGGGCTCTTATGCCGGTGCTCTGCTTGCCGATCTGGTGCAGGACAAACGCCCCTCCCGGCTCTATCCCGCGATCATGCAGCGGCCGCATTCGCGCTACTTGCTGGGCCGCCTCCGGCGCGCGACACTCTGGCCGATCTTCGCACTCTATGCCCTGCGCGGCGAGTAACCGTAGGGTGCGTGATGTCACGCACCTTCTGCTCACCCCTGCGGCGTCTTCAGCGCCCGCGCCTGCCCGCGCTTCAGCCCCAGCTGCCGTTCCCGCCATATGATGATGATCCCCGCCAGGATCACCAACGCCGCCCCGAAAAGCATGGTTCCCGTCGGCACCTCGTCAAACACCACATAACCGATCGCCAGCGCAAACAGCATGGACGCATAATCAAACGGCGCAACCACACTGGCATCCGCATAGCGATAGGCCGAGGTCAGGAAAATCTGCGCGGTTCCTCCGATCAGCCCCGCCAGCACCAGACAGACGATCACCCACAGATCCGGCAGGACCCAGCCGAAGGGAATCGTTAGCAGCGACAGCGAGGTTGAACTTAGCGAGAAATAGAACACGATGGCGCTCGTCTCCTCGGTCTTCACCAGCTTGCGGATATAGATCTGCGCCAGCGCCGCGCACATGGCCCCCATAAGCACCAGGATCGCGCCCAGCGCCTGGGCGGTATCCACCGCTTCCCCACTCAGCGCCGTCAACCGGGGCGACAGAACGATCAACACCCCGGCAAAACCAAGACCCACGGCGCTGATCCGGAAAACACCCACCTTCTCCCCCAGAAACATCGCCGCAAAAACCACCGTCAGCAGCGGCGCGGCATAGCCCAGTGCGGTGACCTCCGGCAGCGGCAACAGGCCAAGCCCGGCAAAGCCCAGCCCCATCGCCACCGATCCCACAAACCCGCGTAGGAAATGCCCCATCGGCGAACGGATCTTGAGCCCGGTGCGCAGATCGCCCCGCCAGATCAGCCAGCCCAGGATCACCGGAATGGCAAAGAACGACCGGAAAAACACCGCCTGTCCGGGCGGCACCTGCTCCGACGCCGCCTTGATCAGCGCGGACATGATGATGAACAGCACCACCGCGCAAATCTTGAGCGCAATACCCTTGATCGGTTGATGGCCTGTATCGGTCACGCGTTGACGGTCCTCCAAAGACCTTACTGCGCGCCTCCGCAATGCGCGTCAACAACCCGCTGCACCATCGGCGCGAAATGCGCAAAACGCGGCGTCTCCATATCCGGATGCTTGCCCGCATCATCCAGATACCGCACCGCCACGATCTTCTCCAGGTTCGGGTTCTGCTCGAACTCAGCCACTTCCTCGTCACTCATCGGCCCGCCCTGCAGGTTCAGCGAATGCACCGACGCCTCGCTCAGCCGATTGAAATACTCCGGTCGCGTCGCGCAGAGGTATCGCTTCGCCGCCACATGATAGCGCACGCAATCCGTCACCACCGAGGGAAAGAACCGCTCCAGCACCTGCGCGCCCGCTTCCTCATGATACCGGTCCTCGGTATCCTCCATCGAAAACGTCCCGAACTCCGATGTGAAATGCCCGATATCGTGCAACAACGCGGCGACGATGATCTCTTCGCTCTGCCCGTTTTGCTCGGCAATGGTCGCTCCCTGCAGCATATGCTCGGCCATGGTCACCGGCTCGCCCAGATACTCCTCGCCACCGCGCCGCTCAAAGATATCTTCGAGAAACGCAACGATATTAGCCTGTGTCAGGGTCTCATCCGTCATCCTGTCACTCCGCCGCCAAACCCAGCTCTTGCACCAATGCGGCATGGGTCGAGCGCACCCCGTCCATATCCGCGTAACACCCCTGCAGCCACCGGCTCCCTGTGCCGGAATAGCCCTTGCGCGCATGCAGCACTCGCGTGTTGTTCACGACAAAGCACTCACCCGGGGACAGTTTGAAGCTCACCTCCATCGCCGGGTCGTCGATGATCTCACCCAGCCGCCGGTAGGCTGCATAATACGCCTCCATATCCGCATACGGCACATCCGTGATCGCCGCCGCCGACCGGTTGTTGAACCGAATGCCGATCATCTCGCCATCCGGGGCAAGCTCTATCATCGGCCGGCGCGATCGCAGGCACACACCGCCCGACCCCGCATATTCAAACCGCGCACAATAGCGGCTCAGAAGGTCAAACCCCCGCGGGTTCTCTTCGCGCAACCTCTCGGCGCAGGCAAACCCGTCGACCACCATATTCTCCCCGCCCTCGGCGGAATTCTCCAGACAGTAAAGAATCTGCACCGTCGGCACCGGATCGCGGTAAGGGTTGTCGGTATGCGCCTGCAACCCCAGCCCGGTATAGGCCAGGTTCGTCGGGTTCACTTCCGTGCGCACCTCAAAAAGCCTGCCGTAATTCGTCTCGCGCACATAACCAAAAAGTGCCGCCACCTTCAGCAGCGCGCCCTCTTCCACCGGCCCGCCGGTCAGCTTGCCAAACCCGAACCGCGCCAAACCGCCCAGCCAGCCCGCCAGCGCCGCGCGATCCCTCGCCACATCGTCGAACGCCGCATTCGGGATACGCGTCATCAGCCCGGCATCCCAGGTCTCGATCCCCTCTCCGGTCCAGCCCGGCCCGCGCGTATCGACCCGATCATAGGCATGCGCCATCAGCCAGCCGGTATCATACGTCACCGTCTTACCCTCCGGCTCAAACCGCAGATGCAGCGCCGCATCATCCAGCCGTGCCTCGCTGACCACCGTGCCTTCGGGGATATCCCTCAGCGCAATCAGCCGCTGGCCGTTTCCCGGATCCCGCGTCTCTGCATCCGCTGCATTATCCCGCAACCAGATCGCGTGAAAACGGCATCCTCCCAGATCAATCGCGCGCCCTTCGTCAATGATCGCAACCTGCATGATATCCTCCCGCTCACTGCCTCCAGATTGCATGCAAAAAGGGCCGCACCACCCTCCGGTATGCGACCCTCTACTATGCCTGAAAACGACATTTCGGCATGGACGCCCGTCAGTCCCGCGCACCCATGGCTTTCATTGTTCCAAAAATACTCACTCTCCGACAGGTGTCGCCCTATTCAGCCGCCTGCCGTTTTGGAAGCACCCAGTCGGCCCGCGGGAAATGACAGGTATAGCCATTCGGAAACCGCTCCAGATAATCCTGATGCTCCGGCTCCGCTTCCCAGAAATCGCCCACCGGCTCCACCTCGGTCACCACCTTACCGGGCCACAAACCGCTGGCATTCACATCGGCAATCGTCTCCTCGGCACAGGCCTTCTGCGCCTCGTCAACGTAATAGATCGCCGAGCGATAGCTCATTCCGACATCATTGCCCTGCCGGTTCAGCGTCGTCGGATCGTGGATCTGGAAAAACACCTCCAGCAACCGCCGATAACTGATCTTCTCGGGGTCGAACATGATCTCGATCCCCTCCGCGTGGGTGCCGTGATGGCGATAGGTGGCATGGGGCACATCC
This window harbors:
- a CDS encoding NAD(P)/FAD-dependent oxidoreductase; amino-acid sequence: MSRIFPAHAYSEAPRARCYWPSTASPPDFPTATGEVTADIAIIGAGFTGLNAALHLAEAGRDVVVIEAKTPGWGASGRNGGFCCMGGAAAPDKVMTLRYGDAARAEFRRAEKEATDYVQALLAERGIDADLHSEGETLMAHSRAAIANLESQAEKVERDLGITPTFIPEAELGAHGMSGPFYAALTTPVGIALNPMKYVAGLARAAAKAGARIFTHSPVSAIDRSDAFTLTTPQARIRAKRLIVATNGYSSETLPRWLAGRYLPTQSNVIVTRELTDDEIAAQGWSTHQMCYDERFLTHYFRLMPNKRMLFGMRGGLFSSRASDARMHSTIRRHFQETFPAWADVESPYSWHGLLAISRDLTPFTGPIPGMPGAFTSLCYHGNGVAMGSYAGALLADLVQDKRPSRLYPAIMQRPHSRYLLGRLRRATLWPIFALYALRGE
- a CDS encoding DMT family transporter, translating into MSALIKAASEQVPPGQAVFFRSFFAIPVILGWLIWRGDLRTGLKIRSPMGHFLRGFVGSVAMGLGFAGLGLLPLPEVTALGYAAPLLTVVFAAMFLGEKVGVFRISAVGLGFAGVLIVLSPRLTALSGEAVDTAQALGAILVLMGAMCAALAQIYIRKLVKTEETSAIVFYFSLSSTSLSLLTIPFGWVLPDLWVIVCLVLAGLIGGTAQIFLTSAYRYADASVVAPFDYASMLFALAIGYVVFDEVPTGTMLFGAALVILAGIIIIWRERQLGLKRGQARALKTPQG
- the tmpB gene encoding (R)-1-hydroxy-2-trimethylaminoethylphosphonate oxygenase codes for the protein MTDETLTQANIVAFLEDIFERRGGEEYLGEPVTMAEHMLQGATIAEQNGQSEEIIVAALLHDIGHFTSEFGTFSMEDTEDRYHEEAGAQVLERFFPSVVTDCVRYHVAAKRYLCATRPEYFNRLSEASVHSLNLQGGPMSDEEVAEFEQNPNLEKIVAVRYLDDAGKHPDMETPRFAHFAPMVQRVVDAHCGGAQ
- the tmpA gene encoding 2-trimethylaminoethylphosphonate dioxygenase, which encodes MQVAIIDEGRAIDLGGCRFHAIWLRDNAADAETRDPGNGQRLIALRDIPEGTVVSEARLDDAALHLRFEPEGKTVTYDTGWLMAHAYDRVDTRGPGWTGEGIETWDAGLMTRIPNAAFDDVARDRAALAGWLGGLARFGFGKLTGGPVEEGALLKVAALFGYVRETNYGRLFEVRTEVNPTNLAYTGLGLQAHTDNPYRDPVPTVQILYCLENSAEGGENMVVDGFACAERLREENPRGFDLLSRYCARFEYAGSGGVCLRSRRPMIELAPDGEMIGIRFNNRSAAAITDVPYADMEAYYAAYRRLGEIIDDPAMEVSFKLSPGECFVVNNTRVLHARKGYSGTGSRWLQGCYADMDGVRSTHAALVQELGLAAE
- the msrA gene encoding peptide-methionine (S)-S-oxide reductase MsrA; this encodes MSERAVLAGGCFWGMQDLIRKLPGVISTRVGYTGGDVPHATYRHHGTHAEGIEIMFDPEKISYRRLLEVFFQIHDPTTLNRQGNDVGMSYRSAIYYVDEAQKACAEETIADVNASGLWPGKVVTEVEPVGDFWEAEPEHQDYLERFPNGYTCHFPRADWVLPKRQAAE